In a genomic window of Helianthus annuus cultivar XRQ/B chromosome 10, HanXRQr2.0-SUNRISE, whole genome shotgun sequence:
- the LOC110885666 gene encoding U-box domain-containing protein 26: MPRSIQPLDVGVQIPYHFRCPVSLELMTDPVTVATGQTYDRSSIESWIATGNITCPVTRLPLTDFTLIPNHTLRRLIQDWCVANRSYGVERIPTPKQPADPIVVQSLLKQASLASNSRLVRITAIRRLRGLVRDSEKNRLVISTNKASEILLDVLFSETGRNSSELIHELLAILAVLPISETECVLVSSVPDRVSYLIFLLSHSSIDVRVNTAALIETVIAGTSSPELRAEISSHDEIFDGIIGILDYPLSYPRALKIGIKALFALCIVKQHRHKAVEAGAVEAVIDRLPDFEKCDAERALATVELLCRVPEGCAAFASHALTVPLLVKVILKISDRATEYAAGALLSLCSAVERLQVEAVAAGVLTQLLLLVQSDCTERAKRKAQTLLKLLKNSWPENYVMNSNYFACSDVVPF; the protein is encoded by the coding sequence ATGCCTAGAAGTATACAGCCGTTGGACGTCGGAGTTCAGATCCCCTACCATTTCCGATGTCCGGTTTCGCTCGAGCTGATGACAGATCCGGTAACCGTCGCCACCGGTCAGACATACGATCGTTCGAGCATCGAGTCATGGATAGCCACCGGAAACATCACGTGTCCGGTAACTCGTCTTCCTCTAACTGATTTCACACTCATTCCAAACCACACGCTCCGCCGTTTGATCCAGGACTGGTGCGTTGCGAACAGATCGTACGGTGTAGAACGAATTCCTACACCGAAGCAGCCTGCTGATCCGATCGTTGTCCAATCGTTGCTTAAACAAGCATCGTTAGCGTCTAATTCACGGCTCGTGAGGATTACGGCGATTCGCCGACTCAGAGGACTTGTTCGTGACTCGGAGAAGAATCGATTAGTTATTTCGACGAATAAAGCGAGTGAGATTTTGCTCGATGTGTTGTTTTCTGAAACGGGTCGTAACTCGTCCGAGTTGATTCATGAGTTACTTGCGATTCTAGCGGTTCTTCCGATTTCCGAAACGGAGTGTGTTCTAGTATCTTCTGTTCCCGATCGAGTTTCGTATTTGATTTTTCTGTTATCGCACTCGTCGATTGACGTCAGAGTCAACACGGCGGCATTGATTGAAACCGTTATCGCCGGAACGAGTTCACCGGAACTCCGAGCGGAAATCAGCAGTCACGACGAGATCTTCGACGGAATAATCGGAATTTTAGATTATCCGTTATCGTATCCGCGAGCTTTAAAAATCGGAATCAAGGCGTTGTTCGCACTCTGCATCGTGAAACAACACCGTCACAAGGCGGTGGAAGCAGGTGCGGTGGAGGCGGTTATTGACAGACTGCCGGATTTTGAAAAATGCGACGCCGAAAGAGCGTTGGCGACGGTGGAATTATTGTGCCGGGTACCGGAAGGATGCGCGGCGTTTGCGTCTCATGCGCTTACGGTGCCGTTGCTAGTGAAGGTTATTTTGAAGATCTCGGACCGTGCGACGGAGTATGCTGCCGGAGCACTGCTGTCGCTTTGTTCCGCCGTTGAACGGTTGCAGGTTGAGGCGGTGGCTGCCGGAGTTTTGACTCAGTTGCTGTTGCTTGTACAGAGCGATTGTACGGAACGAGCGAAGAGAAAAGCGCAAACGCTGTTGAAACTTTTGAAGAACTCGTGGCCGGAAAATTACGTCATGAATTCGAATTACTTCGCGTGCAGCGACGTCGTTccgttttga